CGAGATGAACAAGGCGATCACGTTGATCAGCACCGTGATGAGGATGGCGATGAAGAATGTGAACAGGTAGGCGTGGCCCACACGGTTGTCTTGAAAGAGAGCGATGTAGTTCTTCAGGCCGATGAACTTGTAGTCGCCGTATCCCTGCGAATTGGTGAAGGAATACTTTACGCCGTCAAGAAATGGCAGGTAGAGGAAGAAAGCGAAGATGATGGCCGCCGGAACCGCCATCCAATAATAGGCGGGGTCCACTTTGCGGGTGGAGAAGGCGGAAACCTTCTTCTTGGCGGGTTTCTTGGCAGCGGACTTAGCGGCCGGAGCAGCGGTCTTAGTTGCAGTTGCGTGTGACATGATGTTCTCCTCTCCTACCGATCACTCGAAGGTCCTGGCTTGGACCTTGTCCCATTCGGTCTGCATCTGGTTCAGGAAGCGGTCGGTGTTGCCGGAGGTCACCATGGTCTGCAGGTAGCCGCCGATATTGATGGACGAAGGAATGTAGTGATCGCAGAAGTCGGCCACTCGGTTTTCCTCGAAGAACGGGCGCACGGTTTCCAGCGCCTCATTGCCGAAGTAGGTGTCCTTGAGCGGGGTGATGGCGGACTGCGCATCGGCGTAGGCGTCGAGCTGATCCTTCTGCATGAGGAATTCGACGAGTTTCATCGATTCTTCGGGGTACTTGGTGTTTGCGCCGATGGTCAGCATCACATCGTCGCCTGCGGTGAGGATCTGTTCACTGGCGTCATCGGTGGCCGGCATCTGGGCGAAACCAAGTTCAATGTCCGGGTTGATGAGCAGGATCTGTGGAATGGCGTAGGTACCGAGCGGAATGATTGCGGCCTTGCCTTGGGCGAAGTTCTGCGTGCCCTGCTGGTAGGTGACGCCAGTATCGGCAGTGGAGTAGGTGAAGAGTTCGGATTCCTTCTCGACTGCGGTTTTCCACAGTTCCTGGAATGTGGTCTTGCCTTGCTTGAGCTCAGTGTACTTCGACTCGGGAACCAGCGTACCGGTCAGCGAGGCGAGCGGGGCCTGGGTGGTCCAGGCGTCGGCCACTGTGCCCTGCAACGGATTGATGCCGGCGTCCTTGAAGGTGTTGAGCATGTCGGTGAACTCGGTCCACGTGGTCGGCGGGTTCTCCGGGTCGAGACCTACCTTGCGGAACAGCGCCTTGTTGTAGATGTAACCGGAGGCGTTGCCGGCAAAGGGCAGACCATACAGGCGCTTCTTGGAGGAATCGGTGGTCTGCACCAGGTTTTTGGCGATCTGCACCATGCCGGGGTTGAGGGTGTCCACGATGGGCTCGTCGGTGAAGTCGTAGAAAACACCGGATGCGGCGAAGTTGCCGAAGCTGATGTCGCCGTTGAAGGTGATTACGTCCGGCACGCGGTTCTTGACGAAGCGGGTGCGTAGATCGGTCTGGGCGTTGG
This sequence is a window from Bifidobacterium breve DSM 20213 = JCM 1192. Protein-coding genes within it:
- a CDS encoding ABC transporter substrate-binding protein; protein product: MLSDSPHSTPRLKRLAVRTAAVACAIAVGFGLAGCGSSTAGTVTLDFFQFKSEAADQFKSMVADFEKQNPTIKVNINNSANAQTDLRTRFVKNRVPDVITFNGDISFGNFAASGVFYDFTDEPIVDTLNPGMVQIAKNLVQTTDSSKKRLYGLPFAGNASGYIYNKALFRKVGLDPENPPTTWTEFTDMLNTFKDAGINPLQGTVADAWTTQAPLASLTGTLVPESKYTELKQGKTTFQELWKTAVEKESELFTYSTADTGVTYQQGTQNFAQGKAAIIPLGTYAIPQILLINPDIELGFAQMPATDDASEQILTAGDDVMLTIGANTKYPEESMKLVEFLMQKDQLDAYADAQSAITPLKDTYFGNEALETVRPFFEENRVADFCDHYIPSSINIGGYLQTMVTSGNTDRFLNQMQTEWDKVQARTFE